A window of the Lactuca sativa cultivar Salinas chromosome 7, Lsat_Salinas_v11, whole genome shotgun sequence genome harbors these coding sequences:
- the LOC111877796 gene encoding LOW QUALITY PROTEIN: glycine dehydrogenase (decarboxylating) A, mitochondrial (The sequence of the model RefSeq protein was modified relative to this genomic sequence to represent the inferred CDS: inserted 1 base in 1 codon; substituted 1 base at 1 genomic stop codon): MFKVFALGKPMSFATSLAPEVQDVIPSGLVRETPYLTHSIFNIYHMEHELLRYISKLQSKDLSLCHSMIPLGSCTMKLNATTEMMPVTWXAFADMHHFAPTQHAXGYQEVFKNLGDILCTITRFDSFSLQPNVGAAGEYECTVEVGLTSPWWIGVDVCHLNLHKTFCIPHGGGGPEMGPIGVKKHLAPYLPSHPVVATRGIPTPEKSNPLGTVSAAPWGSTLILPISYTYIAMMGSQGLTDAYNIPILNANYMEKRLESHYPILFRGVSGTVAHEFIVDFRPLKTSAGIEPEDVAKRLIDYQFYGLTMSCSIPRTLMIEPTESESKAELDRFCDALISIRQEIAEIEKGTVDINNNVIKGAPHPPQLLMADKWTKPYSGEYAAYPAPWLRATKFWPTTCRVDNVYGDRNPSATT, encoded by the exons ATGTTCAAAGTTTTTGCCTTAGGAAAACCCATGAGTTT TGCCACATCACTTGCACCAGAGGTTCAGGATGTAATCCCTTCCGGACTTGTCAGAGAGACTCCATATCTGACTCATTCGATTTTCAA tatttatcatatGGAGCATGAGCTACTAAGATACATTAGTAAGCTGCAGTCAAAGGATCTGTCATTATGCCACAGTATGATTCCTTTGGGATCTTGCACCATGAAGCTTAATGCAACTACAGAGATGATGCCTGTGACAT CAGCCTTTGCAGATATGCATCATTTTGCTCCTACCCAACATGCATAGGGGTATCAG GAAGTGTTCAAGAATTTGGGGGACATTCTGTGTACCATAACCAGATTTGACTCTTTCTCTTTGCAACCAAATGTTGGAGCTGCTGGAGAATATGAATGCACAG TGGAG GTTGGATTAACTAGTCCATGGTGGATTGGGGTTGATGTTTGTCATCTAAACCTTCACAAGACATTTTGCATTCCACATGGTGGTGGTGGGCCTGAAATGGGCCCCATTGGTGTGAAGAAACACTTGGCACCCTACTTGCCTTCACACCCTGTG GTTGCCACTAGAGGCATACCAACCCCTGAGAAGAGTAACCCACTTGGCACGGTTTCAGCAGCACCTTGGGGTTCAACACTTATCTTGCCTATATCATATACATACATTGCCATGATGGGATCTCAAGGACTTACAGATGCATACAATATACCTATCTTGAATGCAAACTATATGGAAAAACGTCTTGAG AGTCACTATCCCATTCTTTTCCGTGGTGTGAGTGGAACAGTTGCCCATGAGTTCATCGTTGATTTCAGACCCTTGAAA ACAAGTGCTGGAATAGAGCCAGAAGATGTTGCAAAACGTCTGATTGATTACCAGTTTTATGGTCTAACTATGTCATGTTCAATTCCAAGAACACTAATGATTGAACCCACTGAAAGTGAAAGCaag GCTGAGTTGGATAGGTTTTGTGATGCTTTGATCTCCATTAGACAAGAAATAGCAGAAATTGAGAAAGGAACAGTGGACATCAACAACAATGTCATCAAG GGAGCACCTCATCCACCACAACTACTCATGGCCGATAAGTGGACAAAACCATACTCCGGAGAATATGCAGCTTACCCTGCACCATGGCTTCGTGCAACTAAGTTTTGGCCTACTACAT GCCGTGTGGACAATGTGTATGGTGATCGGAACCCTTCAGCCACCACATGA